From a region of the Anomalospiza imberbis isolate Cuckoo-Finch-1a 21T00152 chromosome 3, ASM3175350v1, whole genome shotgun sequence genome:
- the OSTM1 gene encoding osteopetrosis-associated transmembrane protein 1, which produces MAPPWCPCRALLPALALALALLGLAAAAGPRQTPALELAQELAEELWDAGLPGDLPELEPECRSLLAAFAEGSAALTGCLGRRARPVRLCQGCHGHYRRLLAQYGSIARAVGNSSESHNCAKSILTSDRLQIVVTLSEFFNETWEAANCANCLKNNSEGLSNSTEEFLDLFNKSLTCFEHNLQGQGINLSPNNYTEVCKNCNETYTKLNDLYNHLQRMNRQGGESAHSAHLCIDVEDAMNITRKLWSRTFNCSFPCSDTVPVIAVSSFILFLPIVFYLSSFLHSKQKKRILILPKRIQSNANLVNIQEKYS; this is translated from the exons ATGGCGCCGCCGTGGTGTCCCTGCCGGGCGCTGCTGCCGGCGCTGGCGCTCGCCCTCGCCCTGCTCGGcctcgccgccgccgcggggccgcgccAGACCCCGGCGCTGGAGCTGGCGCAGGAGCTGGCGGAGGAGCTGTGGGACGCGGGGCTGCCCGGCGACCTGCCCGAGCTGGAGCCCGAGTGTCGCAGCCTCCTGGCCGCCTTCGCGGAGGGCAGCGCGGCGCTGACGGGCTGCCTGGGCCGGCGCGCCCGCCCGGTgcggctgtgccagggctgccacGGCCACTACCGCCGCCTGCTCGCACAGTACGGCAGCATCGCCCGCGCCGTCGGG AATTCCTCTGAGAGCCACAATTGTGCCAAAAGCATCTTGACCTCAGACAGGCTGCAGATAGTTGTGACCCTTTCGGAGTTCTTCAATGAAACCTGGGAGGCAGCCAACTGTGCAA ATTGTTTAAAGAATAACAGTGAGGGATTATCAAATTCtactgaagaattcctggatttatTCAATAAATCTCTGACATGTTTTGAACATAACCTTCAG GGGCAAGGCATCAATCTGTCACCGAATAACTACACAGAAGTGTGCAAAAACTGCAATGAAACCTACACAAAATTGAATGACCTGTATAACCACCTGCAGAGGATGAACAGGCAAGGTGGTGAATCTGCGCACTCTGCACACTTGTGTATTGATGTGGAAGATGCA aTGAACATCACTCGGAAGCTTTGGAGCAGGACTTTCAACTGTTCTTTTCCCTGCAGTGATACAGTCCCAGTGATTGCAGTTTCATCCTTTATTCTCTTCCTACCTATTGTTTTTTATCTTAGTAGCTTCCTTCACTCGAAGCAGAAGAAACGGATACTCATTTTGC CCAAGCGCATCCAGTCAAATGCCAATCTTGTGAACATCCAAGAAAAATACAGCTGA